A section of the Primulina eburnea isolate SZY01 chromosome 1, ASM2296580v1, whole genome shotgun sequence genome encodes:
- the LOC140830904 gene encoding uncharacterized protein: protein MNSIQSTKKKGEDIIIVKGLGITHDADTSIHVGNKVLPITDTTHQSSIANEMDLLTSLDMKEKTKGDKTKAVSRMKELLRWAAAAAKAEKGGKYIGRKVLHFRSKSASKAIADDDKLSNESPKISFRWEEESCSTISSTYFAISVASVNSTPFHVRDHCVARTGNWITTDSEFVVLEL, encoded by the exons ATGAATTCTATCCAATCGACGAAGAAAAAAGGAGAAGACATCATCATCGTTAAGGGATTAGGCATTACGCATGACGCGGATACTTCAATTCATGTGGGAAACAAGGTGTTACCTATTACTGATACGACTCATCAATCATCGATAGCAAACGAAATGGATCTATTAACAAGTTTAGACATGAAAGAAAAGACAAAGGGCGATAAAACGAAGGCCGTTTCAAGGATGAAAGAGTTGCTGAGATGGGCAGCAGCagcagccaaggctgagaaagGAGGAAAATACATTGGTAGAAAG GTGTTACATTTTAGGAGTAAATCAGCTTCAAAAGCAATAGCAGATGATGATAAACTCAGCAATGAGTCTCCCAAAATCAGTTTTAGGTGGGAAGAGGAGAGCTGCTCCACCATTTCGTCCACATATTTCGCTATCTCTGTGGCCTCTGTGAACTCTACTCCTTTCCATGTTAGAGACCATTGTGTTGCAAGAACAGGAAACTGGATCACCACAGATTCAGAAT TTGTGGTGCTGGAGTTGTGA
- the LOC140830878 gene encoding 3-ketoacyl CoA thiolase 1, peroxisomal-like yields MEKAVNRQRVLLEHLRPTVTSFSHQSPESSLYRSLCLSGENSAFGDDIVIVAAYRTAICKSKRGGFKDTLPDDLLASVLKALMEKTNLNPAEVGDIVVGTVLAPGSLRGIECRMAALYAGFPDTVPIRTVNRQCSSGLQAVADVAAFIRAGYYDIGVAAGLESMTVDRMDKLETVNPKVESFAQARDCLLPMGITSENVAESYGITRKEQDNAAVISHRRAAAASASGKFKDEIIPVFTKIVDPKSGETKPVTISVDDGIRPNTNMNDLAKLKPAFKKNGSTTAGNASQISDGAAAVLLMKRSLAMQKGLPILGVFRSFAAVGVDPRVMGIGPAVAIPAAVNSANLNLKDINLFEINEAFASQYVYCCKKLDLDPEKVNVNGGAMALGHPLGATGARCIATLLHEMKRRGRDCRFGVISMCIGSGMGAAAVLERGDCADDLCNARVASENNFLSKDPM; encoded by the exons cGTTCGCTTTGCTTGTCTGGGGAAAATTCTGCTTTCGGAGATGACATAGTCATTGTAGC AGCTTATCGAACCGCCATTTGCAAATCTAAACGAGGGGGATTCAAGGACACCCTTCCAGATGATTTACTCGCTTCCGTGCTAAAG GCTTTGATGGAGAAAACAAACCTAAATCCTGCTGAGGTTGGAGATATAGTTGTAGGCACAGTTCTTGCTCCAGGTTCACTGAGAGGTATTGAGTGCCGGATGGCTGCCTTATATGCCGGTTTTCCTG ATACTGTACCTATCAGAACAGTGAATAGACAATGTTCCTCTGGTCTCCAGGCTGTGGCTGATGTCGCTGCCTTCATAAGAGCCGGATATTATGATATcg GTGTTGCGGCTGGATTGGAGTCCATGACTGTCGACCGTATGGACAAACTGGAGACAGTAAACCCAAAA GTGGAGAGTTTTGCTCAGGCTCGTGATTGTCTTCTTCCAATGGGTATTACTTCTGAAAATGTTGCAGAAAGCTATGGAATTACCCGGAAAGAACAAGATAATGCTGCT GTTATCTCTCATCGACGTGCAGCTGCTGCAAGTGCATCAGGAAAATTTAAAGATGAAATAATTCCTGTTTTCACGAAG ATTGTGGATCCCAAAAGTGGCGAGACGAAGCCTGTTACGATCTCTGTTGATGATGGTATTCGGCCTAACACCAATATGAATGATCTGGCAAAGTTGAAGCCTGCATTCAAGAAGAATGGATCGACAACTGCCG GTAATGCGAGCCAAATAAGTGATGGTGCTGCAGCTGTTCTTCTCATGAAAAGAAGTTTAGCTATGCAAAAGGGACTTCCAATTCTTGGCGTATTCAG GAGTTTTGCTGCAGTAGGGGTGGATCCTCGTGTTATGGGTATCGGTCCCGCTGTTGCCATACCAGCTGCAGTGAACTCAGCTAATCTCAATCTCAAAGACATTAACTTGTTTGAAATAAACGAG GCCTTTGCTTCCCAGTATGTATATTGCTGCAAGAAATTGGACCTTGATCCTGAAAAAGTGAATGTGAATGGAGGAGCAATGGCACTCGGGCATCCCTTGGGAGCTACAG GCGCCCGTTGTATTGCCACGCTACTTCATGAGATGAAACGTCGTGGAAGAGACTGTCGTTTTGGTGTCATATCTATGTGCATCG GCTCGGGCATGGGTGCAGCCGCTGTTCTCGAGCGAGGGGATTGTGCAGACGACTTGTGTAATGCACGAGTGGCCAGTGAAAACAATTTCTTATCTAAAGACCCAATGTAA